The Edaphobacter sp. 12200R-103 genome contains a region encoding:
- a CDS encoding DinB family protein, producing the protein MDNEIGLLFLSASSAKLEQMTSFVTKCLVRLSDEQVWARGGEHENAIGNLILHLCGNMRQWIMHGVGGASDVRKRDKEFSTADGLTATELTHLFEETIAEARSVIDSLPPEKLIERTKPQGRDVSKLEAIYQVVGHVQQHAGQIIVLTKQMCGTDLDLTMPRAR; encoded by the coding sequence TCGAGCGCGAAGCTCGAACAGATGACTAGCTTTGTAACGAAGTGTCTTGTCCGACTCAGCGATGAGCAGGTCTGGGCACGCGGTGGCGAGCACGAGAACGCGATCGGAAACCTGATTCTTCACCTGTGCGGCAATATGCGTCAGTGGATCATGCACGGTGTTGGCGGCGCGTCTGATGTCCGGAAGCGCGACAAAGAGTTCAGCACAGCAGATGGCCTAACCGCTACGGAGCTTACTCACCTGTTCGAAGAAACGATCGCCGAGGCGCGTAGCGTCATCGATTCCCTGCCTCCGGAGAAGCTGATCGAGAGAACCAAGCCCCAGGGCCGCGACGTCTCAAAGCTGGAAGCGATTTACCAGGTTGTCGGGCATGTTCAGCAGCATGCCGGACAGATCATTGTCCTGACCAAGCAGATGTGTGGAACGGACCTGGACCTTACGATGCCACGAGCGCGGTAG